The segment TCttcaaattgcaataatttGAGGTATTGTGCAATATATACTTTATGCactagaataaaataaaactaaattaaatttacatttacattttcacaactGAACAGACAACCACAATGCAGCTGTACATACATAACCGTTAAGAAGAGTAATGAACTTGTCTATCTGCATGCCGATCAATTAGGTAGTCATTTAGGGATTTTCTAGTCATGCAAACACTTAAAAGACACATCAGTCCACAAAAACCCTCAGACATTTGTTTATATAACCTGGACTGGTTTTACAGTACACAAGACTCATTTAAAGAGGTTTTGTGCAAGataaattaatgtatacatacataGGGTTTCACACAGCTCTCACAGAACACACTGCTTTTCTAAATGTCattcttgttaaataaaaatcgCATGCCAGAACACGTCTAGAAACTCCTAAACCGTGACGCCTGCACCTGTATGTGTCAGATAAGCAAGCTACTAGTTTCGTTTGATTACCGTAGGTCCGGTTTTGTTGTACGGAAGAGcgcttttaactattttttgaaCATTGAGTAATACTGACAACATTATCCTTCTCAGTCACTACACAcataaatgtgctttaaaaagCAATAGATTAACCAGGATAATTTGTGTCTTGGAGAGTTTGCAATCTGTTCATttgctataataataaaacacagcacatatgtgaccctggatcacaaaaccacggtcgtttttttcaaaaaaaaaaaaaactcaaatcacctttaaagaaaatcacctttaaagttcttcaaataatgttcttaatgtatatcactaaccaaaaattacatttttacacatttacagtaggaagtttacaaaatatcttcatggaacatgatcttaatttcctaatgatttctgccataaaagaaaaatcaatcatttcgacccataccatgtatttttggctattgctacaaataaatcccagcgacttaagactggtttcgtggtccagggtcacatataagctACATTGGACGAGGATGATTATATCTGGGGGGGGCCACGGCATCTAAAAGATCAACAACAACCTGTCAGTATTATTATCAAATGCTTCGACTGGATCTCACACGACTGAACGACTGTCTACATAAATGTTAAACCTTTTAATGACTGCATCCTTTAAAATAATGACCGAACCTCTTGACGGGATCTATAAAGTCAACAAGATGATCAAACCTTTTAACCTACATGACAAAGAAAATCCAATTCACATCAGATCAGTGATCAAACACATAATCAAACCTCTTAACCTGTCAAACAAACCCTATGTTTGGGTCTCACAAGACCTGCATAGAGCTCAATTTGTCAGATGTTCTTCAAGTGTCTCATTAACACAAGCATTTCAAGTTTAAGAGTTAATCTGAACTTTAGACAAAGGTAATTTTTGAAGACGAAACGTTTAGATTTATTGGACACAAATGACTGATCATGAGTTCAGATGGGCTTCCAGCCCAGCTCACACCCGTGTGTTTACACCAGCCAAACACAGTGTAAACTAGTGTAAAACTCGACCACTGCGGCTTTAAACGTGTTTTTGGTGGGTTAACGGTTTGTGGAGAACGTAATATAACGATTTAGCTCGTTACCGGCCCTGGTGGTGTCGGTCAGGTCGTGTCCGGCGGCGCTCCTCGGGAACTCCTTCAGCTTCCTGCCGCTCAGGTTGAGCACTCCAGTGGCCGCCGCCTCGTCCAGCGCCCGATCCAGCGAGCGGTTCCAGGACGCGGGTCCGGGAGCATTGGATAATCCGTGATGAGTAGTTCCTGCCGCCGCTGCTCCGGCGGGATGGCCGACGGTAAAAGAGGGCACGGCGCTTTCCGCGGAGAGCAACACCGAAGCCGCCATTACACAGCTAACACTCCCGCTGGATCCTCACGGGCCCCACACGAGCGCGGACAGTGGCAGTGCGCATGCGCGGATTCGCAGAGGGCAGAGAGGGGTCTAAAACAGACCGATCCAACGGAACACGAGTGAGGACACTAATGCGTGCGTGGATTGAAACGACCAACCGGAGGTAGACTCATGCCTCAAATCTTTCTGTTTAActagtaataaaaatgtgacgGATTCTTGAAACAATTTGTGATTGTTTCCGTTTTTAAGCATAGCTATAAtggtattttaaattaaattaaaaaataaaaaataagaagaaatataaaataaaaagtccaAACAGTCTGGTctgtacacatttattttatcgtATTCTAACTTTAGCACTGTTTAATACGTAAATGCATTAATGGAAGGgtaggtggttgaataaaaatacattatttaattattttattttattttttgtcatgtaaAATTGCATGGTAAAGAAATGCCATAAAGTAATTCGAGCTATAAGTGCATCTAAATCTtgatttaaagtttatttagtatcatggacatttttaattaaaaaaaaaaaaaaatacataattaaattaattttaatacatttttataaattttaatatctAAGTATTATAGgtgttcatctttttttttcttttctgtttttaatgaagaaaaattGCATGGTAATTAAATGCCATAAAACTAAGTCCAGGCATAAATGCATCCAAATCTtgatttaaagtttatttaatatcatgacattttatatatatatatatatatatatatatatatttttttttttttttttttaagttgtttaataaaatgcataattaaattaattttaatacatttttatacattttaatatctaAGTATTATAGGTGTTTAGGTGTATAGGtagtcttttttcttttccttttttaatgtaagaAAATTGCATGGTAAACAAATGTCATAAACTATTTCAAGCTATAAGTGCATCCAAATCTTGATTTAAAGTTTGCTTAATAtcatggacattttttttaaaggttttaggttgtataaaaaatacattatttaatacattttatgcattttaatatctAAGTATAACAGGCATTcatcttttttaatgaaagaaaatggCATGGCAATTAAATgccattaaaaattaattcaagGCATAAGTGCACTTAAAATCCCAATcttaatttaaagtttatttaatatcatggacattaaaaaaaaaaaaagattaagttgtataataaaatacataattaaattaattttaatacatttttatacatttttaatatctaagtattaaaaaatacattatttaattaagcATTACAGGTGTTCATCTGTAACCTTTTTTTATGTAGGAAAAATGCATGGTAAATAAAAGCCATAAAACGAATTCAAGGCACAAGTGCATCCAAATTTGTTTATATGATTCAGaagtttatttatatgattCAAATGCTGAATGTATGATTCAAAACTTTGTTTATATCATTCAAATTATATgaatcaaagaaaaaatatttatggatTCACAGTCTTATAATTAGTAAACTCTTGTGGAAGGGAGTGTatgacttaaaaaaagtaatgaaaaatgtgttgacctataaatgtaatatatagaTATGCAACTGCCCCCTACTGGTCATTGTATAAAATTGAGATTTGTGTCctctatttatttgaatatttttaataaaaacaaactatattgtaattgttttcttttgtattattatttttgtattttatttttaatttttaaaaagtcataaacAATCATTACTACATTATGCTAACAGCCAACAGAGATTTACACGTTTAATGAAGAGTTTTATATCAGTCCACGGACTCCCAAgtattttaaagacaaaaaaaagagacattttagatgtaaaagtatttttttaattatttttcatgttcTCTACATATACAGCTAAACATGTGGACCTTCATTTCTTTGAGCGAACTGTCAAAGAACACACATTTAGCTGTAAATGTAGAGGAAAATCCAATAAAGGTGCATAGTACCAAATAATGCTAACAATTAACATGAACTGGTCCAAAACCTACAACATAGAAAATTCAATGCAgcatttcttttaaacaaacacGTGTGTTTTTTCCACAGAAAAAGTTCAAACAGTCATTTGTAGTCTTAAGTTTATTGCCTCGGACCTCGGAATTCAGCAGCAATGTTGACGGAAGTCCCATATCGGAATGTTTCAGAAGATAATGCTCCTCCGGCTTTTGAGTAAGGCACAAGAGACGGTGGTGTGGTGGTGAAAAAGACATATAGAgattaaataagaaaagaaGAATGATCAAGCGATCTTCAGGCAAGCCGGGACAAAAAAAAGAACGAACTGATGTACAACACTGATGACCGTTCATTTTACATTCCCATCCTGATGCTCTGAATGATCTGGAATATTGCTGGAGTGAGAGAAGAgataataaaatcagaataaaatatCTGATCTTCATTTAATGTAAAGTATCTAAGAATTCTCAGAATTCCTCTTATCTGCTCATATTATGTTTGCTTTGAGAGGTTGTTCAGTGTCTTATCATGTTCATCagaagaaaacataaaataacattgcatTATGAGGGTAAAGAGATTTTATGGCATCTTACAATAAAATGCATGATGGTTGTAGAACATTACCAGTGCTCATGCATGTGGAAAAACTCTTTTTAAACCCAAATTCAAACAAATCAGTGtgcacacattttattatttattaaatattagaaCACAAGCTAAAGCACAATTTATAAATGCATAAGTCATTTCAATTTTGTATGGATCTGGTTTGACATCAGCCTACAGTATAAATGCACTTTGTCCCTTTAAACAAGGGGTCACGAAATAAAGTTCACATTCTGCAATGCTGATTCTTCACTTTGCATGTATTTGATTGAAAAAGTCATCAGTAAATTTAAAGAATGATCACTTTGAGGCATTATACAACACATTTAATGGCTGTTTTTAGGGTTGTAAACTCACCTGATCCACATACTACAAAGATGAACAAGGCAAGAAGCCACGGTCCAACCACTGCCTTGTCTTCTTGAGTCACTCTCTGATGagaaaatattattagtagtatattAATAGACCTGAATTGCTTCTAAAGAAAGAAGGATCAAATGAACATATTAAAGCTGCCTTATAGCTTGACCTAGTCAATGATGTAGTGAATAAAACAGCTGTCCAGTGCAATCTTACATGAATAAACCAAGTAAGCACTTACTGTAATGCAGACAAAGCAGACACATATATCAGAATAAAGACTATAGTAATAGTCAGAGCAGTAAAAGAGGTGGCTTACCGTAGATTTGGCCACATTGCCTCTCTGGGTGATGTTCTTGCTGTGTTTCTCGTTTGCCATGCGAATCCTCTGTTTGGCCACCAtttttgctgttattttgttgttattattaataaagaaaaagaaaaagagtcgGACCGAAAGAGATCCTAGAGGCTTGTGATCAGTTGACGTGTGATTTCGGACTGATGTACTGGTTTAGTCTACGTGTGCATAAGAGAAACTCACTCCACCCACGAAACGTGGACGCTTCGAAACCTAATAAAGGAGTAGAATGGCCCTTTAAATGAATGGGATATATGATGGGCGGAGACTAACCAGCGGAagaatctaatattttatttttttctattttgtttattttcaatgtAATTTGTCGTTTCAATGTCTATTAAAGTTAATCGccgtcattatttaaaaataaactcttGTCCAGAACGCTTTAAACGCAAAGTACTTGTCACGTGGTACGCGTTACTTTAATCAGCGCTGGCGAAGCTGGACTAATCACCGCTGTTTTCGATTAGTGGATTTCGATTACTGGATATTCGATtactatacatttttaataattttgtaaaggTTGCTGGGGTAAATGTTCGTTTGTTTATGTTAggtagcaagattttaaaataatatttagtttttagcatataaatgtctttaaaacagattttagatTTGAATACGACCAAATGGAGCGTTGGCCGTAGGGCCGTCGATCGCCACCTGAAGGAAGattgtgttaaaataaaaaaacatttattaacatgACTTCACGTCCATCTTAAAATTCgcacattctttttttaaaaatgtccattCAGGATAAACGTCATTCTTTTTTCGCCGCAATTAATCAGTGCATTAGTCAATCGTGGAAACATCTCTGATTCCTGAGTAAAAAATGTCATCAAAATTCACCGTGCATCATTTTAGTTTATCGAAACgaaattattgtttgtttgttttttcaaaggAATTGTTAAAAG is part of the Labeo rohita strain BAU-BD-2019 chromosome 18, IGBB_LRoh.1.0, whole genome shotgun sequence genome and harbors:
- the serp1 gene encoding stress-associated endoplasmic reticulum protein 1 yields the protein MVAKQRIRMANEKHSKNITQRGNVAKSTRVTQEDKAVVGPWLLALFIFVVCGSAIFQIIQSIRMGM